One genomic segment of Candidatus Fukatsuia endosymbiont of Tuberolachnus salignus includes these proteins:
- the rsgA gene encoding small ribosomal subunit biogenesis GTPase RsgA has protein sequence MSKNKLSKGQQRRVQANHQRRLRTDNLSPDDSSFGEAQQGIVISRFGQHADVEASDGVQHRCNIRRTLSSLVTGDRVVWRPGIERQEGIKVKGIVDAIHPRTSVLTRPDLYDGVKPIAANIDQIIVVSAILPELSLNIIDRYLVVCETLKIKPLILLNKIDLLDDAGHKWVDGMMAIYQHMNYPVFKVSSLSGEGMKAFAQVLTGRISIFAGQSGVGKSSLLNALLPATEKQILVNTISDNSNLGQHTTTVSRLYHFQQGGDLVDSPGVREFGLWHLTPQQVTQGFIEFRDYLGHCKFRDCRHLNDPDCALRDAVERGDIAEQRFDNYHRILESLEQMKPRKSFFDD, from the coding sequence GTGAGCAAAAATAAACTGTCCAAAGGCCAACAACGTCGAGTACAGGCAAACCATCAGCGCCGATTACGTACGGATAACTTATCACCCGATGACTCATCCTTCGGTGAGGCGCAACAAGGTATCGTCATCAGTCGCTTTGGTCAGCATGCTGATGTAGAGGCCAGCGATGGGGTGCAGCACCGTTGCAATATTCGTCGCACTCTTTCTTCTCTGGTGACCGGTGATCGTGTAGTGTGGCGCCCAGGTATTGAGCGGCAGGAAGGAATCAAGGTAAAAGGTATTGTCGACGCCATTCATCCACGCACTTCTGTTTTAACGCGCCCTGACCTTTATGATGGTGTGAAACCTATCGCCGCTAATATTGACCAAATTATTGTTGTCTCTGCCATCTTGCCCGAGTTATCGCTTAATATTATCGATCGCTACCTGGTAGTCTGTGAAACCTTGAAGATAAAGCCATTAATCCTGTTAAATAAGATTGATTTACTGGATGACGCTGGTCATAAATGGGTTGATGGCATGATGGCTATCTACCAACATATGAATTACCCTGTATTTAAAGTTTCCAGTCTCAGCGGAGAAGGAATGAAGGCTTTTGCTCAAGTATTGACTGGGCGCATCAGTATTTTTGCTGGTCAATCAGGAGTCGGTAAATCCAGTCTATTAAATGCCTTATTACCTGCCACTGAAAAACAAATTCTTGTTAACACGATTTCAGATAACTCGAATCTGGGCCAACACACTACTACGGTGTCCCGTTTGTATCATTTTCAACAGGGTGGTGATTTGGTTGATTCGCCTGGCGTGCGTGAATTCGGTCTTTGGCACTTAACACCACAACAAGTGACTCAAGGGTTTATCGAATTTCGTGACTATTTGGGACACTGTAAATTCCGTGATTGCCGTCATCTCAACGATCCCGACTGTGCATTACGTGATGCTGTTGAGCGTGGTGATATTGCTGAACAACGTTTTGATAACTATCATCGTATCTTGGAAAGCTTGGAACAGATGAAGCCCCGAAAATCATTTTTTGATGACTGA
- the orn gene encoding oligoribonuclease, with the protein MAENENRLIWIDLEMTGLDPQKDRIIEIATLVTDANLSILAKGPELVVHQSDDQLALMDEWNVKTHTESGLFKRVRESTVTESQAELRTIAFLEEWVPKGKSPICGNSVGQDRRFLFRYMPILEAYFHYRYLDVSTLKELARRWQPEILEGFTKKNNHRALEDICDSVAELAYYREHFIR; encoded by the coding sequence ATGGCAGAAAATGAAAACCGTCTAATCTGGATAGATTTGGAAATGACGGGTCTTGATCCACAGAAAGATCGCATCATCGAGATCGCCACCCTCGTGACCGATGCCAACCTGAGTATTCTTGCCAAGGGGCCGGAACTGGTGGTACACCAATCTGACGATCAACTTGCTCTGATGGACGAGTGGAATGTTAAAACTCACACCGAAAGCGGCTTGTTTAAACGGGTAAGAGAAAGCACGGTTACAGAGAGTCAAGCTGAATTACGGACGATTGCATTTTTAGAAGAATGGGTACCCAAGGGGAAATCACCGATTTGTGGTAATAGTGTGGGACAGGATCGCCGTTTTCTTTTCCGCTATATGCCGATTTTGGAAGCTTACTTCCACTATCGCTATCTGGATGTCAGTACCTTGAAAGAGCTAGCTCGTCGTTGGCAGCCTGAAATACTTGAAGGCTTTACAAAAAAAAATAACCATCGAGCATTGGAGGATATCTGTGATTCAGTCGCTGAATTAGCTTATTACCGTGAACATTTTATCCGCTAA
- a CDS encoding IS630 family transposase — protein sequence MKIELTADQKITLEAQHRQSHDRRVCDRIRCVLLSADGWTPPMIAHSQLINETTVRRHLTDYHKLNKLKPENGGSDGYLNAEQTTSLVEHLTQPLYHHNHQIVAYIAGRWNITFTVSGLYKGLKQQGFSYKKPKGVPHKFAVEKQQQFIKTYSELKDAAGNDPILFIDAVHPTQTTKISYGWIRKGQDKTIETTGSRTRLNIMGALNIQNVANPIIRDDETINSENVVHFLSAIRAHYPITTTAHVILEGAGYHRSQLVQDAALTLNIQLHYLPPYSPNLNPIERLWKVMNEQTRNNRYYPSKQSFKNDILNFFEVKLPQMASSLVSRLNDNCQALNPAS from the coding sequence ATGAAAATAGAGCTGACTGCTGACCAGAAAATTACCCTCGAAGCCCAACATCGTCAAAGCCATGACCGCCGTGTCTGTGACAGGATCCGGTGTGTTTTGTTGTCCGCAGACGGCTGGACTCCCCCTATGATTGCTCACTCACAGCTCATTAATGAAACCACGGTGCGGCGCCACCTTACAGACTATCATAAACTCAACAAGCTCAAGCCTGAAAATGGCGGCTCCGATGGCTATCTCAATGCGGAACAGACCACGTCGCTGGTTGAACATCTCACCCAGCCGCTCTACCACCACAATCACCAAATTGTGGCCTATATCGCTGGACGCTGGAACATCACCTTTACCGTATCAGGTCTGTATAAAGGGTTGAAGCAGCAGGGCTTTAGCTATAAAAAGCCGAAAGGTGTTCCGCATAAATTTGCCGTTGAGAAACAGCAGCAATTTATAAAGACCTACAGCGAATTGAAAGACGCCGCGGGTAATGACCCCATACTGTTTATTGATGCCGTTCATCCGACACAAACCACCAAAATAAGCTACGGCTGGATACGAAAAGGCCAGGATAAAACGATAGAGACCACCGGGAGCAGAACGCGGTTGAATATCATGGGAGCCTTGAACATCCAGAATGTGGCTAACCCCATAATCCGTGATGATGAGACGATTAACAGCGAAAATGTGGTTCACTTCCTGTCTGCCATTCGCGCGCATTATCCCATCACGACAACGGCACATGTGATCCTCGAGGGTGCAGGCTATCACCGTTCACAGCTTGTGCAAGACGCCGCGCTTACGTTGAATATCCAGCTTCATTACCTTCCGCCGTATAGCCCGAATCTAAACCCGATAGAGCGATTGTGGAAGGTGATGAATGAGCAAACACGAAACAATAGATATTACCCATCTAAACAGAGTTTTAAGAACGATATCTTAAACTTCTTTGAGGTGAAGCTACCACAAATGGCAAGTTCTCTGGTATCTCGCTTAAACGATAATTGCCAGGCGCTAAATCCTGCATCTTGA
- a CDS encoding IS110 family transposase has product MGESAMDKTAVGIDVAKLKFDVAVWVERKKYKTKAFPNTPSGFSQLLKWLIPYGDCHICLEATGSYSVPLAMFLVDNGIDVSLENPSRIHAFGESELSRNKTDQGDAKMIVRYCALHTPVLWTPPPLSERQLTALVRHLKSLEEMRQMQENRQSVADDVVQSSLLEIISALKQQIQATKEKIKNHIDNDPDLKKNKALLESIPGIGEILSASLLAYVGNVSKFTNSKAVVAYAGLNPKLCESGLFKGRSRLSKRGHTELRKALYMPALAALSCNPIVKAQWQRLVSRHKGGKMGVCAAMRKLLQLAYGVLKSGIPFDTKIALAS; this is encoded by the coding sequence ATGGGAGAATCAGCCATGGACAAGACCGCAGTGGGTATTGATGTTGCCAAATTAAAATTCGATGTTGCAGTGTGGGTAGAGAGAAAAAAGTATAAAACAAAAGCATTCCCGAATACCCCCTCTGGATTTAGCCAACTACTGAAATGGCTTATCCCTTACGGGGATTGTCATATTTGTCTCGAAGCCACAGGGAGTTACAGTGTTCCACTGGCTATGTTCTTAGTTGATAATGGCATTGACGTCAGCCTAGAAAACCCATCACGTATTCATGCCTTTGGTGAGAGTGAACTGAGTCGGAACAAGACGGATCAGGGGGATGCAAAAATGATAGTGCGCTACTGCGCACTGCATACACCTGTCCTCTGGACTCCTCCTCCCTTGAGCGAACGTCAATTAACCGCGCTAGTACGCCATCTAAAGAGTTTAGAGGAAATGAGGCAAATGCAAGAAAATCGGCAATCAGTGGCTGACGATGTCGTTCAATCCTCACTGCTTGAAATCATTTCTGCACTTAAACAACAAATCCAGGCCACCAAAGAAAAAATAAAAAACCATATCGATAACGATCCTGACTTAAAGAAAAATAAAGCGTTGCTGGAGAGTATTCCTGGTATCGGTGAAATACTAAGTGCCAGTTTGCTGGCGTATGTGGGTAATGTGTCAAAATTCACTAACAGTAAGGCAGTGGTGGCCTATGCCGGGCTTAACCCAAAACTTTGTGAATCAGGTTTATTTAAAGGACGGAGCCGCCTATCAAAACGGGGTCATACCGAGCTCAGGAAAGCGTTGTATATGCCCGCTCTGGCTGCCCTTTCTTGTAATCCGATAGTGAAAGCACAGTGGCAACGACTCGTATCACGCCATAAAGGGGGTAAAATGGGCGTCTGTGCGGCAATGCGCAAATTACTCCAACTGGCGTATGGTGTGCTGAAATCAGGCATCCCATTCGATACAAAAATAGCACTTGCATCATGA
- a CDS encoding transposase — protein MDNVSFHKRQDIQSARQKSGFILEYLPTYSPDLNPIEHKWAQAKALRRKRQCDIDTLFSDPLF, from the coding sequence ATGGATAATGTGAGCTTTCACAAACGCCAGGATATCCAGTCTGCTAGACAAAAATCCGGTTTTATTCTGGAATATCTCCCGACGTATTCTCCTGACCTCAACCCAATTGAGCACAAATGGGCTCAGGCTAAAGCCCTTCGTAGGAAACGACAATGCGATATCGACACTCTCTTTTCTGACCCTTTGTTTTGA
- a CDS encoding IS630 transposase-related protein has product MTYPLKFRQHVLAIKEQEKLTYAQTATRFCIGTASLMRWAKRIEPCLTRDKPASKIARAALILDVETYPDASQYERAQRMGVSARGICHALKRAGFSYKKNILSSKSQRPIPRRFSDQDPGL; this is encoded by the coding sequence ATGACTTATCCATTAAAATTTCGCCAACATGTATTGGCTATTAAAGAGCAAGAAAAGCTTACATATGCCCAAACGGCCACACGTTTTTGTATTGGGACCGCAAGTCTGATGCGCTGGGCTAAACGAATAGAACCTTGTCTGACACGTGATAAACCCGCCAGTAAAATAGCTCGAGCGGCGTTGATTCTTGATGTGGAAACCTACCCTGACGCGTCTCAATACGAGCGAGCCCAACGTATGGGAGTGAGCGCTAGAGGTATCTGCCATGCGTTGAAACGGGCAGGGTTTAGCTATAAAAAAAACATTTTATCATCCAAAAGCCAACGCCCAATCCCGAGAAGATTTTCAGATCAAGATCCAGGCCTATGA
- the recD gene encoding exodeoxyribonuclease V subunit alpha — protein sequence MMELLERAVRERLLRPLDLQFARMIAPDDCPLFDLFRNSQRLMEIKAQDVTQEQHHRVGAARALLQLTAAYLSAETGAGHICLPITGLQPQHLFDGRQSDLAQALWKAAGEPSTQQWRETLQDSFSVSDGSQPTPLVLQHDRLYLQRMWQNEGDVARFIVNGNANNERVDEILLQNILEQLFGTNGDEVDWQKVAAAATLTRRISIISGGPGTGKTTTVAKLLTALVRLNGEQRVRIQLVAPTGKAAARLTESLGKAWQQLALNESEHKLFPNQAFTLHSLLGVQPNRHRLRYHSGNPLNLDVLVVDEASMVDLPMMAKLIAALPTHARVIFLGDRDQLASVEAGAVFGDICRFVESGYSVFRAEQLARVTGYPLEQLNNPHDMSKRKTLTTGLTEVSDGLCLLRKSYRFDKKSGIGQLAQAVNAGAYLEALSVLNGNYTDVERFVLANMIDYQQLLQVSVAGYQPYLKLVAQGADAAEILTAFNHYQLLCALRAGSFGVKGLNPLIEQVLQRNGLIQRTQGLSGRWYAGRPVMIERNDSALGLSNGDVGIALYDAHGHLRVHFQLPNGTIKSVQPNRLPSHGTAYAMTIHKSQGSEFEHTALVLPDYFSPIITRELLYTGITRARQQLTLYTSDSVLSRAINTPTLRHSGLVDRLCLATLAKPNSAIPLDVVSA from the coding sequence ATGATGGAATTATTGGAGCGGGCTGTCCGTGAGCGATTGTTACGCCCACTGGATCTACAATTTGCCCGTATGATTGCTCCTGATGATTGTCCTTTGTTCGACTTGTTTCGTAACAGTCAGCGGTTGATGGAAATTAAAGCGCAAGATGTAACACAGGAGCAGCACCACAGGGTTGGTGCTGCACGAGCTTTACTGCAACTAACGGCCGCTTATTTGAGCGCCGAAACGGGGGCGGGGCATATCTGTTTACCAATAACAGGTTTACAGCCTCAACATTTATTTGATGGTCGTCAATCGGATCTCGCTCAAGCATTGTGGAAAGCCGCTGGGGAGCCGAGCACTCAACAGTGGCGAGAAACATTACAAGATTCGTTTTCTGTCAGCGATGGCTCACAACCGACACCCCTGGTTTTGCAACATGACCGTCTTTATTTGCAAAGAATGTGGCAAAATGAAGGCGATGTTGCACGTTTTATTGTGAATGGTAATGCCAACAATGAGAGGGTTGATGAAATCCTGCTACAAAATATTTTAGAGCAACTTTTTGGCACTAACGGTGATGAAGTCGATTGGCAAAAAGTAGCGGCGGCCGCGACGTTGACGCGGAGGATATCGATTATTTCTGGTGGGCCAGGAACGGGTAAAACCACCACTGTAGCAAAATTACTGACTGCTTTAGTGCGTTTAAACGGGGAGCAGCGGGTACGTATTCAATTGGTGGCGCCAACCGGTAAAGCTGCCGCACGTTTAACCGAATCTCTTGGCAAAGCGTGGCAGCAATTGGCACTTAACGAAAGCGAGCATAAATTATTCCCCAATCAGGCCTTTACATTACATAGTTTATTGGGGGTTCAGCCCAATCGCCATCGGCTACGTTACCACAGTGGTAATCCATTAAATCTTGATGTTCTCGTGGTAGATGAAGCTTCGATGGTTGATTTACCTATGATGGCGAAATTGATTGCTGCATTGCCTACTCATGCACGCGTGATTTTTCTTGGTGACAGAGATCAACTTGCCTCAGTAGAAGCGGGAGCGGTCTTTGGCGATATTTGCCGTTTTGTCGAATCAGGTTATAGTGTTTTTCGGGCTGAACAGTTAGCCAGAGTAACGGGTTATCCATTAGAGCAGTTGAATAATCCTCATGACATGAGCAAACGCAAAACACTGACGACAGGATTAACCGAGGTAAGTGATGGCCTGTGTTTGTTACGTAAAAGTTACCGTTTTGATAAAAAATCGGGTATTGGACAACTTGCTCAAGCAGTCAATGCCGGCGCATATCTTGAAGCTTTGTCGGTACTTAACGGGAACTATACTGACGTTGAACGCTTTGTATTGGCTAATATGATAGATTATCAGCAATTATTACAGGTGAGTGTTGCCGGTTATCAACCCTATCTTAAACTGGTTGCACAGGGTGCCGATGCGGCTGAAATATTAACTGCTTTTAATCATTACCAATTACTTTGTGCATTGCGTGCTGGGTCATTTGGTGTGAAGGGCTTAAATCCACTGATTGAACAGGTGCTGCAGCGTAACGGTTTGATACAACGCACACAGGGGTTATCTGGTCGCTGGTATGCAGGGCGTCCAGTGATGATCGAACGTAATGACAGCGCATTGGGATTGTCTAACGGTGACGTTGGTATCGCCTTATATGATGCTCATGGTCATTTACGGGTTCACTTCCAATTACCGAATGGCACTATTAAATCGGTACAGCCGAATCGTTTACCGAGCCACGGCACCGCATATGCAATGACCATACATAAATCTCAAGGTTCAGAATTTGAACATACCGCATTGGTATTGCCTGATTATTTTTCACCCATAATAACCCGTGAATTGCTTTATACCGGTATCACTCGTGCTCGTCAACAGTTAACGTTGTATACCTCTGACAGTGTATTAAGCCGCGCTATTAACACGCCAACTCTCAGACACAGTGGCTTGGTCGATCGGCTCTGCCTTGCTACGTTGGCTAAGCCGAATAGCGCCATACCCCTCGACGTCGTGTCGGCGTAA
- the recB gene encoding exodeoxyribonuclease V subunit beta — MLLATTPQRLEPLTLPLFGERLIEASAGTGKTFTIGILYLRLLLGLGKDAAYSRCLTVEEILVVTFTEAATEELRSRIRGNIHRLWIACVRGFSDEPMEQALLSEITDLADAAAQLLAAERQMDEAAIYTIHGFCQRMLATNAFESGMLFEQTLIHDELPLRRQACTDFWRRHCYPLSLPEARAVSKEWSNPEKLLNDLSAYLQGEVPQFLRVPHDETIGCRHQQIVMQIDELKTHWRQKADKLEALIRDSAVDKRSYNSKHLPNWLAIVTQWAEQKTDDYSLPKELTKFRQSVLCEKCQKGTVPQDTLFLAIDRLFEQPLTLRDLIMAKAISEIRASVQQEKQQRAELGFDDLLSRLDIALQQTGGELLAETIRHRYPLAMIDEFQDTDPQQYRIFRRIYAAQADCGLLLIGDPKQAIYAFRGADIFTYIRARSAIDAHYTLSTNWRSSHRMVQSVNRLFNQIKTPFLFEQIPFINVTAAEKNSELAFQIDGEAQPALQFWLQPGEGVSLYQYQQLMAQRCATQIRDWLIAGQFGRANLVTRQGMRPLQASDITILVRSRSEAALIRNALTALAIPSVYLSNQDSVFDTPEAKDLFWLLQAVLTPEQERTLRCAMATSLLGLDAQQLDNLNHDERAWDALVDEFDGYRQHWRRRGILPMLREIIAKRRLAENLLVSTGGERRLTDLLHLGELLQAAAVQLDSDYALVRWLAQQIAQPERQSENQQLRLESDRPRVKVVTVHKSKGLEYSLVWLPFIGNFRQQSTNLYHDRQNFTAILDLHASDESQQLAQQERLAEDLRLLYVALTRSIYHCSVGIAPLIKGNRKKQGDSDLHQTALGYLVQGGEAGDARYLAEKLAALQGEDIIVSQVGALDKHIWQPQKTTMPPLAAKHFTRQLQDYWRVTSYSGLQQQGASKLTPTSRVEMPKFDSNTNGEQILSATIGLTPHHFPRGAIPGTFLHSLLEELDFSQSIEMEWLAERSLQQGFDSVWLPVLHQWLSDIVHISLNETGVTLAGLAPMNKQAELQFYLPIKRILQAGELDSLIKHYDPLSAVCPALDFQQVQGMLKGFIDLVFCWQDKFYLLDYKSNWLGEDSQAYSHGAMAQAMVEHRYDLQYQLYTLALHRYLRHRLTNYDYQRHVGGVIYLFLRGIDHHHPGNGIFTCRPQLKLVEGLDRLFSREKIAS, encoded by the coding sequence ATGCTTTTAGCCACGACACCCCAGCGACTTGAACCGCTAACGCTCCCACTTTTTGGTGAACGCTTGATCGAAGCTTCTGCAGGGACAGGTAAAACTTTCACCATTGGGATATTGTATTTACGTTTATTACTTGGGTTGGGTAAGGATGCCGCTTATTCTCGTTGTTTAACCGTAGAAGAAATCCTTGTTGTTACCTTTACCGAAGCCGCGACCGAAGAATTGAGAAGCAGGATCCGCGGTAATATTCATCGCTTGTGGATAGCCTGTGTACGTGGGTTTAGTGATGAACCTATGGAGCAGGCGTTGTTAAGCGAAATCACCGATCTGGCTGACGCAGCAGCACAATTGTTGGCCGCAGAGCGCCAGATGGACGAAGCGGCTATCTATACCATTCATGGTTTTTGTCAGCGCATGTTAGCGACTAATGCATTTGAATCTGGCATGCTATTTGAGCAAACCTTAATTCATGATGAATTACCACTACGTCGGCAAGCTTGTACTGATTTTTGGCGACGTCATTGTTATCCATTATCCTTGCCTGAAGCACGAGCAGTCAGTAAGGAATGGAGCAACCCCGAAAAATTGCTTAACGATCTGTCTGCTTATTTACAAGGTGAAGTACCGCAGTTTCTTAGGGTGCCCCATGATGAAACCATTGGCTGTCGTCATCAGCAAATAGTGATGCAAATCGATGAGTTGAAAACCCATTGGCGACAAAAAGCCGATAAACTGGAAGCATTAATCCGCGATTCTGCTGTCGATAAGCGGAGTTATAACAGTAAGCATCTGCCTAACTGGCTAGCCATAGTGACGCAATGGGCAGAGCAGAAAACTGACGACTACAGCTTACCGAAAGAGCTGACTAAATTTCGTCAATCGGTTTTATGTGAAAAATGCCAAAAAGGCACTGTACCACAGGATACGTTATTTTTGGCCATTGACCGCTTATTTGAACAACCACTGACGTTGCGGGACCTCATTATGGCAAAAGCCATCAGTGAAATTCGCGCTTCTGTACAGCAGGAAAAACAACAGCGTGCCGAACTGGGTTTTGATGACTTATTAAGCCGCTTGGATATCGCGTTACAGCAAACAGGAGGGGAGTTACTGGCTGAAACGATTCGTCATCGTTATCCGCTCGCGATGATCGATGAATTTCAAGATACTGATCCGCAACAATATCGGATTTTTCGGCGCATTTATGCGGCTCAGGCAGATTGTGGATTACTGCTGATTGGTGATCCCAAGCAAGCCATTTACGCTTTTCGTGGTGCGGATATTTTTACCTATATCCGCGCTCGTTCTGCGATAGACGCGCATTATACTTTATCGACCAATTGGCGTTCTTCACATCGCATGGTGCAATCCGTTAATCGATTATTTAATCAGATCAAAACGCCCTTTTTATTTGAACAAATTCCGTTTATCAATGTAACTGCGGCGGAGAAAAACAGCGAATTAGCTTTCCAGATTGATGGTGAAGCACAACCCGCATTGCAGTTCTGGTTACAACCAGGAGAAGGTGTAAGCTTATATCAGTATCAACAGCTGATGGCTCAGAGGTGTGCAACGCAAATACGTGATTGGTTAATCGCCGGTCAATTTGGGCGAGCCAATTTGGTCACCAGACAAGGAATGCGTCCATTGCAAGCATCAGATATCACTATTTTGGTACGTAGCCGTTCCGAGGCGGCTTTAATTAGAAACGCGTTAACAGCATTAGCAATCCCCTCGGTTTATTTATCTAACCAGGACAGTGTATTTGACACACCGGAAGCCAAAGATCTTTTTTGGTTGTTACAGGCGGTATTGACACCTGAACAGGAACGCACCTTACGCTGTGCGATGGCAACCAGCCTATTGGGGCTGGATGCGCAACAATTGGATAACTTAAACCACGATGAACGTGCTTGGGATGCATTGGTTGATGAATTCGATGGCTATCGCCAACACTGGCGGCGGCGCGGTATTTTGCCTATGTTGCGTGAAATTATCGCCAAACGTCGTTTGGCAGAAAATTTATTGGTGAGCACGGGGGGGGAGCGTCGTTTGACCGATTTGCTTCATCTAGGTGAGTTGTTACAGGCAGCAGCAGTACAGCTTGACAGTGACTATGCTTTGGTACGCTGGCTGGCACAACAAATCGCACAACCTGAACGCCAATCTGAAAATCAGCAATTACGGCTGGAAAGTGATCGCCCTCGGGTTAAAGTCGTCACCGTCCATAAATCGAAAGGATTAGAGTATTCTTTGGTGTGGTTGCCTTTTATTGGTAATTTTCGCCAGCAATCGACAAATCTCTATCATGATCGGCAAAATTTTACTGCCATTCTCGATCTACACGCCAGTGATGAGAGCCAACAGCTAGCGCAACAAGAACGATTGGCGGAAGATTTGCGTTTGCTTTATGTTGCGTTAACCCGTTCAATTTATCATTGTAGTGTCGGGATCGCACCGTTAATAAAAGGTAATCGAAAAAAACAGGGAGATAGCGATCTACATCAAACGGCGTTAGGCTATTTGGTTCAGGGTGGGGAAGCCGGTGATGCTCGTTATCTGGCAGAAAAACTTGCCGCATTGCAAGGAGAAGATATCATCGTATCGCAGGTTGGTGCGTTGGATAAACACATATGGCAACCGCAAAAAACCACAATGCCTCCCTTAGCGGCAAAACACTTTACACGTCAGTTACAAGATTATTGGCGAGTGACGAGCTATTCAGGGTTGCAACAACAGGGTGCGTCAAAACTCACACCAACTTCACGGGTGGAAATGCCAAAGTTTGACAGTAATACCAATGGTGAACAAATCTTATCAGCAACAATAGGCCTAACTCCTCACCATTTTCCACGTGGTGCAATACCGGGAACATTTTTGCATTCTTTACTGGAGGAGCTTGATTTTAGTCAGTCAATCGAAATGGAATGGTTAGCTGAGCGATCCCTACAACAGGGATTTGATAGCGTCTGGTTGCCGGTATTACATCAGTGGTTGAGCGATATTGTACATATATCACTGAACGAAACTGGGGTAACACTGGCGGGGTTAGCGCCGATGAATAAACAGGCAGAGTTACAGTTTTATTTGCCGATAAAAAGAATACTACAAGCTGGAGAGTTGGATAGTTTAATAAAACACTATGATCCTCTGTCAGCCGTGTGTCCTGCCCTGGATTTCCAACAAGTACAGGGAATGCTGAAAGGTTTTATTGACCTGGTATTTTGCTGGCAAGATAAATTTTATCTGCTGGATTATAAATCGAACTGGTTAGGAGAAGACAGTCAGGCTTATAGCCATGGTGCGATGGCGCAAGCGATGGTTGAACATCGTTATGATTTACAATATCAGCTCTATACCTTGGCATTGCACCGTTATTTGCGCCATCGTCTAACAAATTATGATTATCAACGTCACGTTGGTGGAGTTATCTATCTTTTTTTGCGTGGTATTGATCACCACCATCCAGGTAACGGTATTTTTACCTGTCGTCCACAGCTGAAATTAGTTGAAGGCTTAGATCGTCTGTTTAGCAGAGAGAAAATCGCATCATGA